The following coding sequences lie in one Clupea harengus chromosome 23, Ch_v2.0.2, whole genome shotgun sequence genomic window:
- the LOC105888767 gene encoding dynamin-binding protein isoform X3: protein MKGQVVLGHPGPFGTMPWDYSRAPPRRGKSVEELVSESWERERCVPMPVTLQAAHPPQFAGPQDFRPSPGHWEYQTFLRPGGGHRQPSWEYEDWDRVPQREALPSPPPPQQQREQYVYQSPEAVYHQPRKPQEWPAGHCFYEGRGEPAYYDHRDLRRQESYEYSDGERYDYRNEDDCYRDRYISSRSEESYGSEKLDYYDQARDNRREADHYKSRSRNHYDQYDQRDRYSPRQGDRYNHKEDKQSDHRDRYSPRQGDRYNHKEDKQSDHRDRYSPRQGDRYDHKEDKQSDHRDRYSPREGDRYDHKEDKQYDSRYQEQGNSRKRNRYDYREKDSDYDRRDDDRNEHRQKEQYDRQPKDYYSERDRDQHDLKERDRYDHREKECYKEKDRYQRREADRYEHRDKDHYDYREGDVGKSKEKDHDYQDKDRYDPREDNHYRQSESDRYEDLRASVTPVGTHEDYVDDHDREKTNKEWMEQEDKYHKQPVRERRSYDEQVTLTRERSDSQEAVCWDPSRPDSGRSDKGSGRRCRTRKPCYTGSLDRNSFYRKTAPSALRKSEFAVNRKQKTEMTLLSTQPKSLDSAPVSAATTSEDPEQRMLEKRSKVIEELLQTEKDYIKDLQMCVKEIIQPLKQKQVPNVDHDGLFGNIGSVIDLSCRLYKSLVDTDSIGKVFLDFKVELEEVYKIYCQNHDDAISLLESYEKDEIIHKHVLECLEKLRAVYREWGKTNYINLGSFLIKPVQRVMRYPLLLMELLNATPESHHDREELVDAVQSIKEINVNINEYKRRKDLVVKYRKVDEDTLIDKISKLSMHSIIKKSNRVSSHLKHLTGISPQVKDEAFDDAEKRFRLQERLIKSFIRDISLYLQHIRESASVKVLAAISFCDVYTDRTHPDPERFQRAHRCISDKQFTDFKERTETLVIKPLNQLLSMFAGPHKLIQKRFDKLLDYDNCKERSERLRERRAQEELQAARNNYEALNAQLLDELPKFHHAAEELFTGCVRAFAQAQRDFMQFTLGELQPLLQLSGICGTEGNLISMFQEEHSKVLQLLQNFSFFPENLPLARKPFEKKTLEKQTSKKQLQGPPNYVLQTDEHRAGLLARYGPEKLFQAERNFNAAQDLDVSVLEGDIVGVIKQQDPMGSQNRWLIDNGVTKGFVYSSFLKPYNPRRSQSDVSIESQSSNESGYGGSSPVFSRQNSNSTLTFNQETAAVSFSTAAPPPSHSHPRPTQDSAPSHHNPSPNCQSTNQRDPSDSSHRSSANHRELSSDTCYRNTANHRDSSSDSSSYRIPTGHRDSFDSTPTNHREFSDSSETDSCSSSRNSSLLETSQRYGQSHAAFSSHQRRNRDAGAAPRRSQYPPEEYSEPEAEGEPELDGHQIYYALYPFSARCANELSISANQRVRILEFHDMTGNHEWWLGEAGGNRGYVPSNYIRKSEYT from the exons ATGAAGGGCCAGGTGGTTCTGGGCCATCCGGGCCCATTTGGCACCATGCCCTGGGATTACAGCCGGGCTCCCCCCAGGCGGGGCAAGAGTGTGGAGGAGCTGGTGAGTgagagctgggagagagagcgctgtgtgCCCATGCCTGTGACTCTGCAGGCAGCGCATCCTCCGCAGTTCGCCGGGCCACAGGACTTCAGGCCTTCCCCCGGGCACTGGGAGTACCAGACCTTCCTGAGGCCAGGTGGCGGCCATCGGCAGCCCAGCTGGGAGTACGAAGACTGGGACAGGGTTCCGCAGAGGGAGGCCCTGCCGtcgccgccaccaccacagcagcaaAGGGAGCAGTACGTCTACCAGAGCCCAGAGGCTGTGTACCACCAGCCTAGGAAACCTCAGGAGTGGCCGGCCGGCCACTGCTTCTACGAGGGTAGGGGCGAACCGGCCTACTACGACCACAGGGACTTAAGGCGCCAGGAGAGCTATGAGTACAGTGACGGTGAACGGTACGACTACAGAAATGAGGATGACTGTTACAGAGACCGGTACATCAGCAGTAGGAGTGAAGAGAGCTATGGCAGTGAAAAACTGGATTATTATGACCAAGCCAGAGACAACAGGCGGGAGGCGGACCATTATAAGAGTCGGAGTCGGAACCATTACGATCAGTATGACCAGAGGGACAGGTATAGCCCACGACAGGGTGACCGCTATAACCATAAGGAAGATAAACAGTCTGACCACAGGGACAGGTATAGCCCACGACAGGGTGACCGCTATAACCATAAGGAAGATAAACAGTCTGACCACAGGGACAGGTATAGCCCACGACAGGGTGACCGCTATGACCATAAGGAAGATAAACAGTCTGACCATAGGGACAGGTATAGCCCACGAGAGGGTGATCGCTATGACCATAAGGAAGATAAACAGTATGACTCCAGGTACCAGGAGCAGGGTAACTCCAGAAAAAGGAACAGGTATGACTATAGGGAGAAAGACTCTGACTATGATCGCAGAGATGATGATCGTAATGAGCATCGACAGAAAGAGCAGTACGACCGCCAGCCAAAAGATTACTACAGTGAAAGGGACAGGGACCAGCATGATCTGAAAGAGAGGGACCGATATGACCATAGAGAGAAGGAATGCTATAAAGAAAAAGATAGATATCAACGCAGAGAGGCTGATCGCTACGAGCATAGGGACAAGGACCACTATGACTATCGGGAAGGGGACGTGGGTAAAAGTAAGGAAAAAGACCACGATTACCAGGACAAAGACCGCTATGACCCTCGAGAGGACAACCACTACAGGCAGAGTGAATCGGACCGCTATGAGGATTTGAGAGCATCTGTAACACCTGTGGGCACACATGAGGATTACGTCGACGACCATGACAGGGAGAAGACCAACAAGGAGTGGATGGAGCAGGAGGACAAGTACCACAAACAGCCGGTTCGGGAGAGACGGTCCTACGACGAACAAGTCACCCTGACCCGGGAACGTAGTGACAGCCAGGAGGCGGTCTGCTGGGACCCGTCCCGTCCTGACTCGGGCCGGTCCGACAAAGGCTCCGGGAGGCGCTGCCGAACACGGAAGCCCTGCTACACCGGCTCGCTGGACAGGAACAGCTTCTACAGGAAGACCGCCCCCAGCGCTCTCCGGAAGTCTGAGTTTGCCGTCAACCGGAAACAGAAAACAG agatGACTCTGTTGTCCACCCAGCCCAAGTCCCTGGACTCCGCTCCGGTCTCAGCAGCCACCACCAGCGAAGACCCTGAGCAAAGGATGCTGGagaagaggtcaaaggtcatcgaGGAGCTCCTGCAGACAGAGAAGGACTATATCAAGGACCTGCAGATGTGCGTGAAGGAGATCATCCAGCCTCTCAAACAGAAGCAG GTGCCGAATGTGGACCATGACGGTCTGTTTGGGAACATCGGCTCTGTGATTGATCTCTCCTGTCGCCTGTACAAATCCCTTGTAGACACAGACTCCATTG GGAAAGTGTTTCTGGACTTCAAGGTAGAACTGGAGGAGGTCTACAAGATCTACTGCCAAAACCATGATGACGCTATCTCTCTGCTGGAGAGCTACGAGAAGGACGAGATCATTCATAAACACGTGCTGGAGTGTCTGGAGAAGCTTAG AGCGGTGTATCGCGAGTG ggGAAAGACAAACTACATAAACCTGGGTTCGTTCCTCATCAAGCCGGTCCAGAGGGTGATGCGCTACCCTCTGTTGCTGATGGAGTTGCTCAACGCCACACCAGAGTCGCACCACGACCGCGAGGAGCTCGTTGACGCTGTGCAGTCCATCAAGGAGATCAATGTCAACATCAATGAGTACAAGAGGAGGAAGGACCTTG TGGTAAAGTACCGCAAGGTAGACGAGGACACTCTCATCGACAAGATCTCCAAGCTGAGCATGCACTCAATCATAAAGAAGTCCAACCGCGTGAGCAGCCACCTCAAACACCTCACTGGAATCTCCCCACAG GTCAAAGATGAAGCATTCGATGACGCAGAGAAGCGTTTTAGGTTACAAGAGCGGCTGATCAAATCGTTCATTCGGGACATCTCCCTCTACCTGCAGCACATCAGG GAGTCGGCCTCCGTGAAGGTGCTGGCTGCCATCAGCTTCTGTGACGTCTACACAGACCGCACACACCCAGACCCGGAGCGCTTCCAGAGAGCTCACCGCTGCATCAGTGATAAGCAGTTCACGGATTTT AAAGAGCGTACAGAGACGCTGGTCATCAAGCCGCTCAACCAGCTGCTCTCCATGTTCGCCGGGCCGCACAAGCTCATCCAGAAGCGCTTCGACAAGCTGCTGGACTACGACAACTGCAAGGAGCGCTCGGAGCGGCTGCGCGAGCGGCGCGCACAGGAGGAGCTGCAGGCGGCGCGCAACAACTACGAGGCGCTCAACGCGCAGCTGCTGGACGAGCTGCCCAAGTTCCACCACGCCGCCGAGGAGCTGTTCACGGGCTGCGTGCGCGCCTTCGCCCAGGCCCAGCGCGACTTCATGCAGTTCACGCTCGGAGAGCTGCAGCCACTGCTACag CTCTCGGGCATCTGTGGGACAGAAGGGAACCTGATATCGATGTTCCAAGAGGAACATAGCAAGGTGCTGCAGCTCCTGCAGAACTTCAGCTTCTTCCCCGAGAACCTGCCCCTAGCACGCAAGCCCTTCGAGAAGAAGACCCTTGAAAAGCAGACCTCCAAGAAGCAGCTGCAAGGACCA CCTAACTATGTGCTGCAGACGGATGAGCACAGAGCTGGCCTGCTAGCGCGCTACGGCCCCGAGAAGCTCTTTCAGGCCGAGCGCAACTTTAACGCAGCGCAGGACCTGGATGTGTCCGTGCTGGAGGGAGACATTGTGGGCGTGATCAAACAGCAGGACCCAATGGGAAGCCAGAATCGCTGGCTCATCGACAATGGGG TCACCAAGGGCTTTGTGTACAGCTCCTTCCTGAAGCCTTACAACCCACGCAGGAGCCAGTCGGATGTCTCCATTGAGAGCCAGTCGTCCAATGAGTCAGGCTATGGCGGCTCCTCCCCTGTCTTCTCCCGGCAGAACAGCAACAGCACGCTGACCTTCAACCAGGAGACCGCCGCAGTCAGCTTCTCCACAGCCGCGCCGCCTCCTAGCCACTCacacccccgccccacacaGGACTCTGCCCCCTCTCACCACAACCCCTCCCCCAACTGCCAGTCCACCAATCAGAGAGACCCTTCGGACTCCTCCCACAGGagttcagccaatcacagagaacTGTCCAGTGACACGTGCTATCGaaacacagccaatcacagagactCCTCCTCCGACTCCTCGTCTTACAGGATTCCCACAGGACACAGGGACTCGTTTGACTCCACTCCGACCAATCACAGAGAGTTCTCGGACTCCTCCGAGACGGACTCTTGCTCGTCCAGTAGGAACTCGTCGTTGCTGGAGACATCACAGAGGTACGGCCAATCACACGCTGCCTTCAGCTCACACCAGAGACGGAACAGGGATGCCGGGGCGGCCCCGAGGCGTTCTCAGTACCCCCCGGAGGAGTACAGCGagccagaggcagagggagaaccGGAGCTGGATGGGCACCAG ATCTACTACGCCCTCTACCCCTTCAGTGCCCGCTGTGCCAACGAGCTGAGCATCTCGGCCAACCAGCGCGTCCGCATTCTGGAGTTCCACGACATGACGGGCAATCACGAGTGGTGGCTCGGCGAAGCCGGGGGTAACCGTGGCTACGTGCCCTCCAACTACATCCGCAAGTCCGAGTACACCTGA